The following are from one region of the Macaca thibetana thibetana isolate TM-01 chromosome 2, ASM2454274v1, whole genome shotgun sequence genome:
- the EPM2AIP1 gene encoding EPM2A-interacting protein 1 translates to MWMTPKRSKMEVDEALVFRPEWTQRYLVVEPPEGDGALCLVCRRLIVATRERDVRRHYEAEHEYYERYVADGERAALVERLRQGDLPVASLTPEERAARAGLGLCRLLALKGRGWGEGDFVYQCMEVLLREVLPEHVSVLQGIDLSPEITRQRILSIDENLRSQLFNRARDFKAYSLALDDQAFVAYENYLLVFIRGVGPELEVQEDLLTIINLTHHFSVGALMSAILEALQTAGLSLQRMVGLTTTHTLRMIGENSGLVSYMREKAVSPNCWNVIHYSGFLHLELLSSYDVDVNQIINTISEWIVLIKTRGVRRPEFQTLLTESESEHGERVNGRCLNNWLRRGKTLKLIFSLRKELEAFLVSVGATTVHFSDKQWLCDFGFLVDIMEHLRELSEELGVSKVFAAAAFDHICTFEVKLNLFQRHIEEKNLTDFPALREVVDELKQQNKEDQKIFDPDRYQMVICRLQKEFERHFKDLRFIKKDLELFSNPFNFKPEYAPISVRVELTKLQANTNLWNEYRVKDLGQFYAGLSAESYPIIKGVACKVASLFDSNQICEKAFSYLTRNQHTLSQPLTDEHLQALFRVATTEMEPGWDDLVRERNESNP, encoded by the coding sequence ATGTGGATGACGCCCAAAAGAAGCAAGATGGAAGTCGATGAGGCTCTAGTTTTCCGGCCCGAGTGGACCCAGCGTTATTTGGTGGTGGAGCCTCCGGAGGGCGACGGGGCCCTGTGCCTGGTCTGTCGCCGCCTCATCGTAGCTACCCGCGAACGCGACGTCAGGCGCCACTACGAGGCTGAGCACGAATACTACGAGCGGTATGTGGCAGACGGCGAGCGCGCGGCCCTGGTGGAGCGTCTGCGTCAGGGCGACTTACCCGTGGCCTCGCTCACTCCTGAAGAGAGAGCTGCTCGTGCAGGCCTCGGGCTCTGCCGCCTCTTGGCCTTGAAGGGTCGCGGCTGGGGTGAGGGGGACTTTGTATACCAGTGTATGGAGGTATTGCTGAGAGAGGTACTGCCCGAGCATGTAAGCGTCTTGCAAGGCATTGACTTATCTCCAGAGATCACAAGGCAGAGGATCCTGAGCATTGACGAGAATCTACGCAGCCAGCTTTTTAACCGAGCCAGGGACTTTAAAGCTTATTCTCTTGCCTTGGACGACCAGGCTTTTGTGGCCTATGAGAACTACCTCCTGGTCTTTATCCGCGGGGTAGGCCCTGAGCTGGAGGTGCAAGAAGATCTTCTGACCATAATCAACCTGACTCATCATTTCAGTGTTGGTGCGCTAATGTCGGCAATCCTAGAGGCCCTGCAGACAGCAGGGCTTAGCTTGCAGAGAATGGTTGGACTGACTACGACCCATACTTTGAGGATGATTGGTGAGAACTCAGGACTCGTCTCATACATGAGAGAAAAGGCTGTAAGCCCCAACTGTTGGAATGTGATTCATTATTCAGGATTTCTTCACTTGGAACTGTTGAGCTCCTATGATGTAGATGTTAATCAGATCATAAATACCATATCTGAATGGATAGTTTTGATTAAGACCAGAGGCGTTAGGCGACCTGAATTTCAGACTTTACTAACTGAATCTGAATCAGAGCATGGCGAAAGGGTTAATGGACGATGTCTGAACAATTGGCTTAGGAGAGGGAAAACTTTAAAACTAATATTCTCTCTAAGAAAAGAACTGGAAGCTTTCTTGGTTTCAGTAGGGGCAACAACAGTCCACTTCTCAGACAAACAATGGCTTTGTGACTTTGGCTTCTTGGTAGACATTATGGAACACCTTCGAGAACTCAGTGAAGAATTAGGAGTTAGTAAAGTCTTTGCTGCTGCTGCCTTTGACCATATTTGTACTTTCGAAGTTAAGCTGAATTTATTTCAAAGAcatattgaggaaaaaaatctaacagaCTTTCCTGCCCTCAGAGAAGTTGTTGATGAGCTAAAACAGCAAAATAAGGAagatcaaaaaatatttgatccTGATAGGTATCAAATGGTGATCTGTCGTCTACAAAAAGAATTTGAGAGGCATTTTAAGGACCTCAGGTTCATTAAAAAGGACTTAGAACTTTTTTCAAATCCATTTAACTTTAAACCTGAATATGCACCTATTTCAGTGAGGGTGGAGCTGACAAAACTTCAGGCAAACACTAATCTTTGGAATGAATACAGAGTCAAAGACTTGGGGCAGTTTTATGCTGGATTGTCTGCTGAATCTTACCCAATTATCAAAGGGGTTGCCTGTAAGGTCGCATCCTTGTTTGATAGTAACCAAATCTGCGAAAAGGCTTTTTCATATTTGACACGAAACCAACACACTTTGAGTCAGCCGTTGACAGATGAGCATCTCCAAGCCCTGTTTCGGGTTGCCACAACTGAAATGGAGCCGGGTTGGGATGATCttgtgagagaaagaaatgaatctAATCCATAA